A region of uncultured Anaeromusa sp. DNA encodes the following proteins:
- the dhaL gene encoding dihydroxyacetone kinase subunit DhaL yields the protein MNTKTTELINAVGAMVIEEKQFLTDLDAAIGDGDHGINMARGFEAVKTKLAGAPEGDVGAALKLVGMTLISTVGGAAGPLYGTAFLRAAGAAQGKELVDEETAQKMLEAAVGGIKERGKATRGEKTILDALEPATEAFTQAREDGKTMLECLEAAQTAAAAGVEYTKTIIATKGRASYLGERSIGHQDPGATSTTLMLQTLYRQLAEK from the coding sequence ACGAAAACAACAGAACTCATCAATGCGGTGGGAGCTATGGTAATAGAGGAAAAACAATTTTTGACGGACTTGGATGCGGCTATTGGTGATGGTGATCATGGCATTAATATGGCCCGTGGCTTTGAGGCGGTTAAAACGAAACTGGCCGGAGCGCCTGAAGGCGATGTCGGCGCGGCGCTGAAACTGGTGGGCATGACCTTGATTTCTACGGTGGGCGGCGCAGCAGGGCCGTTATATGGTACGGCGTTTTTGAGGGCGGCCGGCGCGGCGCAAGGAAAAGAGCTGGTCGACGAAGAAACGGCGCAGAAAATGCTGGAAGCGGCAGTCGGCGGGATTAAAGAACGCGGCAAGGCAACGCGAGGGGAAAAGACCATTCTAGATGCTCTGGAGCCTGCAACGGAGGCGTTTACACAGGCCAGAGAAGATGGCAAGACCATGCTGGAATGTTTGGAAGCGGCCCAAACCGCTGCGGCGGCTGGGGTTGAGTACACTAAAACCATTATTGCTACTAAGGGGCGCGCCAGCTATCTGGGCGAACGCAGCATCGGTCATCAAGATCCCGGCGCTACTTCGACAACCTTGATGCTGCAGACTTTGTACCGGCAATTGGCCGAGAAATAG
- the dhaM gene encoding dihydroxyacetone kinase phosphoryl donor subunit DhaM, with protein sequence MVGIVIVSHSAKVAEGICEMAAQMARAEQKILAAGGTADGGIGTDATMVAERIAQADVGEGVVILADLGSAVLSAETALEFLDEKLRKRVQIADAPILEGAISAAVEASLGSSLASVVATAEGARELHKL encoded by the coding sequence ATGGTAGGCATTGTAATCGTATCCCATAGCGCCAAAGTAGCGGAGGGAATTTGTGAAATGGCAGCGCAGATGGCGCGAGCGGAACAGAAGATTTTGGCCGCTGGCGGCACGGCGGACGGCGGTATTGGCACTGATGCGACGATGGTAGCGGAGCGCATTGCGCAGGCGGATGTGGGGGAAGGTGTGGTGATTTTAGCCGACCTGGGAAGTGCGGTACTCAGCGCGGAAACGGCGCTAGAATTTTTGGATGAAAAATTGCGCAAGCGCGTACAGATAGCAGATGCGCCGATTTTAGAAGGCGCTATCAGCGCGGCGGTTGAAGCATCTTTGGGGAGTTCGTTGGCTTCGGTGGTGGCAACCGCAGAAGGCGCCAGGGAATTGCATAAGTTATAG
- a CDS encoding HPr family phosphocarrier protein — protein MEAIVQITNPTGLHARPAAQFVQQAAKFKSKVIIEGNGKSADAKSILGVMSLGVTKNAELKISATGEDEAACVQALVELVERRFGEE, from the coding sequence ATGGAAGCAATTGTTCAGATTACAAATCCCACAGGCTTGCATGCTAGGCCGGCGGCGCAGTTTGTGCAGCAGGCGGCCAAATTTAAAAGCAAAGTTATCATAGAAGGCAATGGTAAAAGCGCCGACGCTAAGAGCATTTTGGGCGTTATGTCGCTAGGTGTGACCAAGAATGCGGAGTTGAAGATTTCCGCGACTGGCGAAGACGAAGCCGCTTGCGTACAAGCACTAGTGGAGCTGGTGGAACGTCGTTTCGGAGAGGAGTAA
- the ptsP gene encoding phosphoenolpyruvate--protein phosphotransferase, translating into MEKLQGLAVVPGSAMGPLLVLRDELAAALKTYAPAATEEELKKLESATAIAAMQLEEAAGRCREAGQNEQAGILEAHQLMAQDAALLTAMQEAVSGGAPAAALEASEQYAAMFEAMDDAYLRERAADVRDVGKRIARVLLGLQEIKPAEGGAVLAAEDLEPSYLAALPAGAVKAVLLGQGSTTSHAVIIAKARGIPAIVGLNEVLPRLVSGQEVFVDAGRGEIWVEPDAKTCEQALAQIQREAEQLERDLSLAGEAAVTADGLKMILAANIGSPQDMENSVRYGAEGVGLFRTEFLFMGHEQAPDEEEQYQAYKAAIEGCQGALCVIRTMDIGGDKPLHYLQVPKEDNPFLGWRAIRISLEREDLFLPQLKAILRAAVHGKAAIMLPMVSQVEEIRQARLALQRACEVLQKEGKSFVADIPLGIMVETPAAAAMAPLLAQECDFFSIGTNDLVQYTLAVDRGNPKISNLYSHFHPAVLRLIQQTAQAAHEAGIWVGMCGEMAGDPLATPLLVAMGFDELSMSAPALPRVKERVRSLSRQEADDLLEQALHLKESVAIRELLRRNMEQESKG; encoded by the coding sequence ATGGAAAAGCTGCAAGGGCTAGCTGTGGTGCCTGGCAGCGCCATGGGGCCGCTTTTGGTGTTGCGAGATGAACTGGCGGCGGCATTAAAGACGTATGCGCCAGCGGCAACAGAGGAAGAACTAAAAAAACTAGAGTCAGCAACGGCGATAGCGGCGATGCAACTGGAAGAGGCGGCTGGCCGCTGCAGAGAAGCCGGCCAAAACGAGCAGGCAGGAATTTTAGAGGCGCATCAATTGATGGCCCAGGATGCGGCCTTGCTGACAGCGATGCAAGAGGCGGTCAGTGGTGGCGCTCCGGCGGCGGCGCTAGAGGCCAGCGAACAGTATGCGGCCATGTTTGAGGCCATGGATGACGCCTATTTGCGGGAGCGTGCAGCCGATGTGCGCGATGTCGGCAAACGTATCGCCAGGGTTTTGCTGGGGTTACAGGAGATTAAGCCTGCAGAGGGCGGTGCTGTATTAGCGGCGGAGGATTTAGAGCCGTCATATTTGGCAGCATTGCCAGCCGGAGCGGTAAAAGCGGTTTTGCTGGGACAGGGCAGCACGACGTCTCATGCGGTGATTATTGCTAAAGCCCGGGGAATTCCGGCTATTGTGGGCTTAAATGAAGTGTTGCCCCGTTTGGTTAGCGGTCAGGAAGTCTTTGTGGATGCGGGGCGCGGGGAGATCTGGGTGGAGCCGGATGCGAAAACATGCGAACAGGCTTTGGCGCAGATTCAACGGGAAGCAGAGCAGCTCGAACGCGATTTGTCGCTGGCGGGTGAAGCGGCAGTGACGGCGGACGGTCTGAAAATGATCTTGGCGGCTAATATCGGTTCGCCTCAAGATATGGAGAACTCTGTACGGTATGGTGCGGAAGGGGTTGGCCTTTTTCGTACGGAATTTCTTTTTATGGGCCATGAGCAGGCGCCGGACGAAGAAGAACAGTATCAGGCGTATAAAGCGGCCATTGAAGGCTGCCAAGGGGCGCTGTGCGTCATTCGGACGATGGACATTGGCGGCGATAAGCCCTTGCATTATTTGCAAGTTCCCAAAGAAGATAATCCGTTCTTGGGCTGGCGGGCCATTCGAATCAGTCTGGAGCGGGAGGATCTGTTCTTACCGCAGTTAAAAGCCATCCTGCGAGCGGCGGTACATGGCAAGGCTGCTATTATGCTGCCCATGGTGAGTCAGGTAGAGGAGATTCGTCAAGCTCGGTTGGCCTTGCAGCGCGCTTGCGAAGTGCTGCAAAAGGAAGGGAAATCCTTTGTAGCAGATATACCGCTGGGTATCATGGTGGAGACGCCAGCGGCGGCAGCTATGGCACCGTTATTGGCGCAGGAATGTGATTTTTTCAGTATCGGTACAAACGATCTGGTGCAATACACGTTGGCGGTAGATCGGGGCAATCCTAAAATCAGCAATCTTTACAGTCATTTTCATCCAGCGGTACTGCGCTTGATTCAGCAGACGGCGCAAGCGGCGCACGAGGCCGGCATTTGGGTCGGTATGTGTGGTGAAATGGCTGGCGATCCTCTGGCGACGCCGTTATTGGTGGCCATGGGTTTTGACGAGCTCAGTATGAGCGCTCCGGCGCTGCCTCGCGTGAAGGAACGGGTTCGCTCTTTGTCTCGGCAAGAAGCGGACGATTTATTGGAGCAGGCTTTGCACCTGAAAGAAAGCGTTGCGATTCGTGAACTCCTACGTCGAAATATGGAACAAGAATCAAAAGGCTAA
- a CDS encoding sigma 54-interacting transcriptional regulator translates to MEEFREGALEITELQERLACMEARLNAVLAAVDEAVCIVDERDCVVAWNRYATDLYGISSEEIVGKHIGMFFSNLLLTQVVQERKEVRGRYHTPCPDKHVLINAMPVHLAERNVGGVCAERDITEVVQLNEKLFRTSEEMVALQQRIEGRAVDSFASIYGHSQGIQEAIAMGRRVATSPAPVLIRGESGCGKELFARALHQASGRSGAFVAINCGAIPEGLFESELFGYQGGAFTGADRKGKAGLLEEAHEGTLLLDEIGDMPKEAQVKLLRALQEKSFYRVGGSNPVRVDVRIVAATHRDLEEMVESKEFREDLYYRLNVVTLWLPPLRERRDDIPELVHKGLQHFGAVYGKLITKVAPDAMVMLLDHAWPGNVRELFNVLERIVVLAEGDVLESRHLPQEWMQHRPLPPMLAKGNFNLADASNQWEKEVIRRVLKENHYNKAAAAKKLGIPRTTLYYKLRQLELD, encoded by the coding sequence ATGGAAGAGTTTCGTGAGGGAGCTTTGGAAATAACCGAATTGCAAGAGCGTCTTGCCTGTATGGAGGCTCGTTTGAATGCGGTGCTGGCCGCCGTAGATGAAGCCGTCTGTATTGTGGACGAACGTGACTGCGTTGTGGCTTGGAATCGCTATGCCACAGACTTGTACGGGATCTCTTCTGAGGAGATTGTCGGTAAGCATATTGGTATGTTTTTTTCTAATCTGCTTTTGACCCAGGTGGTGCAGGAACGCAAAGAAGTCCGTGGGCGCTATCACACTCCCTGCCCGGACAAGCATGTACTCATTAACGCCATGCCGGTGCATTTGGCGGAACGGAATGTCGGAGGTGTTTGCGCTGAGCGTGATATTACCGAAGTAGTTCAACTGAATGAAAAACTTTTTCGCACCAGCGAAGAGATGGTAGCGCTGCAGCAACGCATTGAAGGCCGGGCGGTAGATTCCTTTGCCTCGATTTATGGGCATAGTCAAGGCATTCAAGAAGCCATAGCCATGGGACGGCGCGTAGCGACCTCGCCAGCACCGGTGCTTATTCGAGGAGAAAGCGGCTGCGGCAAGGAACTCTTTGCCCGGGCACTGCATCAGGCAAGCGGACGCAGCGGCGCTTTTGTGGCTATCAATTGCGGTGCCATTCCGGAAGGCCTTTTTGAGAGTGAACTTTTTGGCTACCAAGGCGGCGCTTTTACCGGCGCGGATCGCAAAGGGAAGGCTGGCTTGCTTGAAGAAGCTCATGAAGGTACGCTGCTTTTGGATGAAATTGGCGATATGCCAAAGGAAGCGCAGGTCAAGCTGCTGCGGGCGCTGCAGGAGAAGAGCTTTTATCGTGTAGGCGGCTCGAACCCTGTACGTGTAGATGTGCGTATTGTGGCGGCGACCCATCGGGATCTGGAAGAAATGGTGGAGAGTAAGGAATTTCGCGAGGATTTATACTACCGTCTAAATGTTGTCACCTTGTGGCTGCCACCGCTGCGGGAGCGCCGCGATGATATTCCAGAATTGGTGCATAAGGGATTGCAGCACTTTGGTGCGGTATATGGCAAGCTGATTACCAAGGTAGCCCCAGATGCGATGGTCATGCTGCTCGATCATGCTTGGCCAGGTAATGTGCGGGAATTGTTCAATGTCCTGGAGCGCATCGTAGTGCTGGCGGAAGGAGATGTGCTGGAAAGCCGCCATCTGCCGCAGGAGTGGATGCAGCACCGCCCCTTGCCGCCCATGCTTGCCAAGGGGAATTTCAACTTGGCTGATGCCTCGAATCAATGGGAAAAAGAAGTCATTCGCCGCGTGCTGAAGGAAAACCACTACAACAAAGCGGCTGCTGCCAAAAAACTTGGTATTCCCAGGACGACTCTTTATTATAAGCTGCGTCAATTAGAACTGGATTGA
- a CDS encoding (2Fe-2S)-binding protein — translation MRITEHPILEFPQEGLVEFSFDGQTLNGRAGEPIAAALHAAGVRALRHSHRHNRPRGLFCAIGNCSSCLMTVDGVPNVRVCVEPLQAGMQVETQKGNGYLK, via the coding sequence ATGAGAATTACAGAACATCCGATTTTAGAGTTCCCTCAAGAGGGACTGGTTGAATTTTCTTTTGACGGTCAGACCTTAAACGGCAGGGCCGGAGAACCCATTGCCGCCGCTTTGCATGCGGCAGGTGTACGGGCGTTGCGCCACAGCCACCGCCACAATCGGCCGCGCGGCCTGTTTTGCGCTATAGGAAATTGCTCGTCTTGTTTGATGACGGTTGACGGCGTACCCAATGTTCGGGTTTGCGTGGAGCCTTTACAGGCTGGCATGCAGGTAGAAACCCAGAAAGGAAATGGGTACTTGAAATGA
- a CDS encoding NAD(P)/FAD-dependent oxidoreductase has product MIKTCDILIIGAGPAGLVAAKEAAAAGAQVLLLERSAHLGGQLIKQTHKFFGSKEEFAGERGVAIAERLLAEVAEQPGIEVWCGGTALGIYQEDGIVTAEYKGVFHKIKAKRLIVATGAAEKTLPFPNSDLPGIYGAGAVQTLMNVHGVLPGKRVIMLGAGNIGVIVAYQLLQAGVEVAAIVEGAPTIGSYWVHASKVRRCGVPIYTSHTVVAAHGKESLEAVTIGKLDDKWQLVPGSEQTLEADGLCLSVGLSPLTELLWQAGCDMTFVKELGGYVPWRDANLMTSRKEIFVAGDVAGVEEASAAMVEGKIAGLYAAFSLGMHLPSFQQQYQQAKGQLAALRSGPTSLKVCKGLCKVTFEEAM; this is encoded by the coding sequence ATGATAAAAACATGTGACATTTTAATTATCGGCGCCGGCCCTGCTGGTTTAGTCGCCGCTAAGGAGGCTGCCGCGGCGGGGGCGCAAGTACTGCTTTTGGAGCGTTCAGCTCACTTGGGCGGTCAGCTGATCAAGCAGACTCACAAATTTTTTGGGTCCAAGGAAGAGTTTGCCGGTGAACGAGGCGTAGCTATTGCAGAGCGCTTGCTGGCGGAAGTGGCGGAACAGCCAGGAATTGAAGTGTGGTGCGGGGGTACGGCGCTGGGCATTTACCAAGAAGATGGTATTGTAACGGCTGAATACAAGGGCGTTTTTCATAAGATTAAAGCGAAACGCTTGATCGTAGCAACCGGCGCAGCAGAAAAAACGCTGCCTTTTCCCAATTCAGACTTGCCTGGTATTTATGGAGCGGGTGCGGTACAGACGCTGATGAATGTGCACGGCGTACTGCCGGGTAAACGGGTAATCATGCTTGGGGCTGGCAATATTGGCGTTATTGTAGCCTACCAACTTTTACAGGCGGGCGTAGAGGTAGCGGCCATTGTCGAAGGCGCTCCAACCATAGGCAGTTATTGGGTGCATGCGTCGAAAGTTAGACGCTGCGGCGTTCCCATTTACACCTCTCATACGGTGGTGGCGGCGCATGGCAAAGAAAGCTTGGAAGCGGTTACCATTGGCAAGTTAGATGATAAATGGCAGTTAGTGCCGGGGAGCGAGCAAACTTTGGAAGCAGACGGACTGTGTTTGTCGGTAGGTCTGTCACCGCTTACAGAACTCCTTTGGCAGGCTGGCTGCGATATGACCTTTGTGAAAGAACTGGGCGGTTATGTGCCGTGGCGGGATGCCAATTTGATGACGTCGAGAAAAGAAATCTTTGTAGCTGGCGATGTAGCGGGAGTGGAAGAAGCTTCGGCCGCCATGGTAGAAGGTAAAATTGCCGGTTTGTATGCAGCGTTTTCATTAGGGATGCATTTACCGAGTTTTCAACAGCAGTATCAGCAGGCGAAAGGTCAATTAGCTGCCTTGCGTTCCGGTCCGACGAGCCTCAAAGTATGCAAGGGCTTGTGCAAAGTAACCTTTGAGGAGGCGATGTAA
- a CDS encoding 4Fe-4S dicluster domain-containing protein, translated as MLATTGIPDKEQIAAVLPSEARKKEGSVAIIECYQEIPCNPCADACPRGAITVAPIHERPKLDEAKCNGCGICLTHCPGLAIVVTDYQYSETEALLKLPYEFSPLPQEGEILAGCNREGEPIVDVKVLRVQRSANKTHVLWLAVAKAQVDAVRFVRRKEAKS; from the coding sequence ATGCTGGCAACAACTGGAATTCCGGATAAAGAGCAGATTGCAGCAGTGCTTCCTAGTGAAGCAAGAAAAAAAGAAGGTTCTGTAGCCATTATCGAGTGCTACCAGGAGATTCCCTGCAATCCCTGCGCCGATGCTTGTCCGCGCGGTGCCATTACGGTAGCTCCCATTCATGAACGGCCCAAATTAGATGAAGCGAAATGCAACGGCTGCGGCATCTGCTTAACCCATTGTCCTGGGCTGGCTATTGTTGTGACAGATTATCAATATAGTGAGACTGAAGCCTTATTGAAACTGCCTTATGAGTTTTCACCATTGCCCCAGGAGGGAGAGATTCTTGCTGGTTGCAATCGCGAGGGAGAACCAATAGTCGATGTGAAAGTGCTCCGCGTGCAACGCAGCGCCAATAAGACCCATGTGCTGTGGCTGGCTGTGGCAAAAGCGCAGGTGGACGCCGTTCGTTTTGTTCGCCGGAAGGAGGCAAAATCATGA
- a CDS encoding (2Fe-2S)-binding protein, whose amino-acid sequence MKDETIICRCEDISLGEIRERIAKGDHSLEEVKRACRCGMGPCQGRTCMPLIAQEIATATGRKVEEVALPTFRPPTAPISLGVLAGGAEDEK is encoded by the coding sequence ATGAAAGACGAGACTATAATTTGTCGGTGTGAAGACATTTCCTTAGGAGAAATCCGCGAACGCATTGCCAAGGGAGATCATTCGCTGGAAGAAGTGAAGCGTGCTTGTCGTTGCGGGATGGGACCCTGTCAAGGCCGGACCTGCATGCCGTTGATTGCCCAGGAAATTGCAACGGCAACAGGCCGGAAAGTTGAAGAAGTTGCACTGCCCACCTTCCGGCCGCCGACAGCGCCGATTTCGTTGGGTGTGCTGGCAGGAGGGGCAGAGGATGAAAAGTAA
- a CDS encoding FAD-binding oxidoreductase, protein MKSKADVVVIGGGVVGCSIAYNLARLGAGKVILLEKGYLASGATGRCGAGVRMQWGTETNCLLSRESVRMFSHLPEYLGVDVDIEFEQGGYLLLAYTKKMEDQFRKNLQLQKQLGIEASWVTPEESKEIVPMLNTEGMLGATFCAEDGHCNPFRVTEAYAAAARKQGVEIRTFCEVTDIVTEGSKIVAVRTAQGDILTDTVVNAAGGHAKWVGRMAGVELPIFPERHEILVTEPVEAVMEPMVMSFYHNLYCQQSPHGSFIMGIGHPDEPETLNMTSSWHFLEAMAQRVTKLLPPLAGLKVVRQWAGVYDMCPDRTPILGSAPCQPRFFTAAGFSGHGFMISPITGELMAQLVLGQQTTLPVDVFRAERFEEGELFVEPSVV, encoded by the coding sequence ATGAAAAGTAAAGCAGATGTAGTGGTCATCGGCGGCGGCGTTGTAGGCTGCTCCATAGCCTATAATTTGGCCCGCTTGGGTGCCGGCAAAGTAATTCTTCTTGAAAAAGGATATCTCGCTAGTGGCGCTACCGGCCGTTGTGGAGCCGGGGTGCGCATGCAGTGGGGCACTGAGACCAACTGCCTTTTGTCCAGGGAAAGTGTCAGGATGTTTTCTCATCTGCCAGAGTATTTGGGAGTAGACGTCGATATTGAGTTTGAACAGGGCGGCTATTTACTATTGGCGTATACCAAGAAAATGGAAGATCAGTTCCGGAAAAACTTGCAGCTTCAAAAGCAACTGGGAATTGAAGCCTCTTGGGTGACACCGGAAGAATCGAAAGAAATTGTGCCGATGTTGAACACTGAAGGCATGCTGGGGGCGACCTTCTGTGCCGAAGATGGTCATTGCAACCCGTTTCGCGTTACCGAAGCTTATGCAGCGGCAGCGCGCAAGCAAGGCGTAGAAATCCGCACCTTTTGCGAAGTGACGGATATTGTCACTGAAGGATCTAAGATTGTAGCCGTGCGTACGGCGCAGGGCGATATTTTAACCGATACGGTTGTCAATGCCGCTGGCGGGCATGCTAAATGGGTGGGCAGGATGGCTGGCGTTGAACTGCCTATCTTCCCAGAGCGCCATGAAATTCTGGTAACCGAGCCGGTGGAGGCCGTCATGGAACCCATGGTTATGAGCTTCTATCACAACTTGTATTGCCAGCAGAGCCCTCATGGCAGCTTTATTATGGGTATTGGACATCCGGACGAACCGGAAACTTTGAATATGACTTCCAGCTGGCATTTCTTAGAGGCCATGGCGCAGCGCGTCACCAAACTATTGCCTCCGCTAGCCGGCTTGAAGGTTGTGCGCCAATGGGCGGGTGTGTACGATATGTGTCCGGATCGGACGCCTATTTTAGGCAGCGCTCCTTGTCAGCCCCGTTTCTTCACGGCAGCCGGTTTCAGCGGCCATGGCTTTATGATTTCTCCTATTACCGGCGAATTAATGGCACAGCTAGTGCTGGGACAGCAGACTACGCTGCCAGTAGACGTGTTCCGAGCGGAACGCTTTGAAGAAGGCGAATTATTTGTCGAACCGTCGGTGGTATAA
- the pruA gene encoding L-glutamate gamma-semialdehyde dehydrogenase, whose translation MIEYKNEAFTDFSQESNRQQMEAALAKVAAEKGAYYPLIIDGMEVNTEARITSLNPSLTSEVVGTVARANTDLAEKAVQVAARTFESWKQVAPQVRASLLFKAAAILRRRKFEFSAWLTEEAGKTWPEADADTAEAIDFMEYYARQMLHYAKGMSVYPYPGETNECVYIPLGVGVVIPPWNFPLAILAGMTAAATVAGNTVIVKPASATPVVAAKLMEVWAEAGFPEGVINYLPGSGGTIGDYLTTHPLVRFINFTGSKEVGLRINKLAADVAPGQKWIKRVIAEMGGKDAIVVDSEANLEEAAAGIVASAFGFQGQKCSACSRAIIVADVYDEVLAKVVAKTKTLKVGCAADPAMNMGPVVDENAYKKILEYIEIGKSEGKIVVGGKAGDAAGYFIEPTVIADVDAHARVAQEEIFGPVLAVVKAEDYDHALAIANDTEYGLTGAVFSQNRVKLEQARRDFHVGNLYLNRKCTGALVGVQPFGGFNMSGTDSKAGGADYLLLFMQAKSICERL comes from the coding sequence ATGATTGAATACAAAAATGAAGCGTTTACCGATTTTAGCCAAGAAAGCAATCGACAGCAAATGGAGGCGGCTTTGGCCAAAGTTGCTGCGGAAAAAGGCGCCTATTATCCTTTGATTATTGATGGTATGGAAGTTAATACCGAAGCTCGGATTACTTCGTTGAATCCGTCTTTGACCAGCGAGGTAGTGGGAACCGTGGCCCGGGCGAATACAGACTTGGCGGAAAAAGCCGTGCAAGTAGCGGCAAGAACCTTTGAAAGCTGGAAACAAGTAGCGCCGCAGGTGCGGGCGTCTCTTTTGTTCAAAGCGGCAGCCATTTTGCGGCGTCGTAAATTCGAATTTTCCGCTTGGTTGACGGAAGAAGCGGGTAAAACTTGGCCGGAAGCCGATGCAGATACGGCAGAAGCCATTGATTTTATGGAATATTATGCACGCCAGATGCTGCATTATGCCAAAGGCATGTCTGTATACCCTTATCCGGGAGAAACTAACGAATGTGTGTATATCCCTCTTGGCGTTGGCGTGGTTATTCCGCCATGGAATTTCCCCTTGGCTATTTTGGCGGGTATGACCGCTGCGGCGACGGTAGCCGGCAATACGGTCATTGTTAAGCCAGCTAGTGCTACGCCGGTAGTGGCTGCTAAATTGATGGAAGTTTGGGCGGAAGCTGGATTCCCGGAGGGGGTTATCAATTATCTTCCCGGTAGCGGCGGCACCATTGGCGACTATTTGACGACGCATCCTTTGGTGCGATTCATCAACTTTACCGGCTCCAAAGAAGTGGGCCTGCGCATTAATAAATTAGCTGCCGATGTAGCGCCAGGGCAGAAATGGATTAAACGGGTTATCGCGGAAATGGGCGGTAAGGACGCGATTGTTGTCGATAGCGAAGCCAATTTGGAAGAAGCGGCGGCAGGCATTGTCGCCTCGGCCTTCGGTTTCCAGGGGCAAAAATGCTCTGCTTGCTCCCGGGCTATTATTGTGGCTGATGTTTACGATGAAGTGCTGGCTAAAGTAGTGGCTAAAACTAAGACTTTGAAAGTAGGCTGTGCTGCGGATCCAGCGATGAACATGGGCCCTGTGGTCGATGAAAACGCCTATAAGAAAATCCTAGAGTACATTGAGATCGGTAAAAGTGAAGGCAAGATTGTCGTTGGCGGTAAAGCCGGCGATGCAGCAGGCTATTTTATTGAACCGACAGTCATTGCCGATGTGGACGCCCATGCTCGCGTTGCGCAAGAAGAAATTTTTGGACCGGTGTTGGCAGTGGTTAAAGCCGAAGACTATGATCATGCATTGGCGATTGCCAATGATACGGAATATGGCTTGACTGGCGCTGTGTTTTCTCAGAATCGTGTCAAATTGGAGCAGGCGCGGCGAGATTTCCATGTAGGGAATCTTTATCTTAACCGCAAATGCACAGGCGCTTTGGTTGGCGTACAGCCTTTTGGCGGCTTTAATATGTCCGGCACCGACTCCAAAGCCGGTGGTGCTGACTATCTGCTGTTGTTCATGCAGGCAAAATCCATTTGCGAAAGATTATAA
- a CDS encoding ABC transporter substrate-binding protein has protein sequence MMKMKKMAALLSALALTTGLIAGCGGSSSKDIKIGVVYELTGNTASFGTAAANGAKLAFKEINANGGVLGKQIQLVVADNKGEPSESSNAMTKVISQDKVVAVTGFTTSSNGIAASSVAEANKIPFVAAATTNPKVTINEASGKAKDYTFRVCFIDPFQGTVGANFVLNTLKAKKAAIMVDNSSDYSKGLVAVFKPAYTAGGGTVVAEEAYLQKDQDFKTILTNIKAANPDVIYLPGYYEEVGKIVKQARELGITAAFVGGDGWDSPKLAEIGGGAALNNTYFTNHYSVEDKSPKSRAFVEAYQKEYGQLPDAMAVLGYDAAYALVDAIKRAGSAEPQKIREALAATKNFPAVTGDLTLNEKHDAVKSAVIIEMKDGKQFYRETIKP, from the coding sequence ATGATGAAAATGAAAAAAATGGCAGCCCTCCTGAGCGCATTGGCGCTGACTACCGGTTTGATTGCTGGCTGTGGAGGATCCTCCAGTAAAGACATCAAGATCGGCGTGGTATACGAGTTGACAGGCAACACGGCTTCCTTCGGGACGGCGGCGGCTAACGGCGCTAAGCTGGCTTTTAAGGAAATCAACGCTAACGGCGGGGTGCTGGGCAAGCAAATTCAGCTGGTTGTCGCCGACAATAAAGGGGAGCCTTCGGAATCCTCCAACGCGATGACCAAAGTAATCAGCCAAGATAAGGTTGTGGCTGTAACGGGTTTCACCACCAGCTCCAACGGCATTGCCGCTTCCAGTGTAGCGGAAGCCAACAAAATTCCTTTCGTAGCAGCAGCAACGACCAACCCTAAGGTAACTATTAATGAAGCGTCCGGTAAAGCCAAAGACTACACCTTCCGCGTTTGCTTCATCGATCCCTTCCAGGGGACGGTTGGCGCCAACTTTGTTCTTAACACCTTGAAAGCTAAAAAAGCGGCGATCATGGTTGATAACTCCAGCGATTACAGTAAAGGCCTGGTAGCGGTATTCAAACCGGCTTATACCGCTGGCGGCGGTACGGTAGTGGCTGAAGAAGCTTACTTGCAGAAAGATCAAGATTTTAAAACGATCCTGACCAACATCAAAGCTGCCAATCCCGATGTCATTTATTTGCCAGGCTATTATGAAGAAGTAGGCAAAATCGTTAAGCAGGCTCGTGAACTAGGTATTACCGCTGCCTTTGTCGGCGGGGACGGCTGGGATTCTCCTAAGCTGGCTGAAATCGGTGGTGGGGCTGCCCTGAATAATACGTACTTCACCAATCACTACTCGGTAGAAGATAAGAGCCCCAAATCTCGCGCTTTCGTAGAAGCGTACCAGAAAGAATACGGTCAATTGCCGGATGCCATGGCGGTTCTTGGGTACGACGCTGCGTATGCGTTGGTTGACGCCATCAAGCGTGCCGGTAGCGCAGAACCACAGAAAATTCGCGAAGCACTGGCAGCTACCAAAAACTTCCCGGCTGTTACTGGCGATCTGACTTTGAACGAAAAGCATGACGCCGTGAAGAGCGCCGTTATCATTGAAATGAAAGACGGCAAACAATTTTATCGTGAAACCATTAAACCTTGA